Genomic window (Bradyrhizobium sp. 186):
CAACCAAATCGCGAGGCTGGCAATGATCTCGCTCACTTGAACGTCTTGGATGCTCTCGCTACGCTCCCCCAAAAAAAGGGAGTGAACCGACGATGAAACAGCTCAGGATTGGCGATATCACCATTGATGCGGTGATCGAGCGGGAAGGGCCCTGGCGGCGGCCGCAGGATTTCTTCCCGGCCTATGACGAGAGCGTGTTCAAGCGCCATCTGCCCACGATGGAGCCTGAGGTTTTCGACGCCTCCCGCGGCATGATGGTCATCACCTACCAGACGTTTGTGGTGCGCACGCCGCGCTACACCATCCTGGTCGACACCTGCACCGGCGAGGACAAGGGTCATCCACCGCCGTTCGACTTTTCCGGCAAGGAGCGTTGGCGCAACGAGCTGTACGCGCTCGGGATCGGCTTCGAGCAGATCGACTACGTCTTCTGCACCCATCTGCACATCGATCATACCGGCTGGAACACGACGTTGCGCGACGGGCGTTGGGTGCCGACCTTCCCCAATGCCAAATATGTTTTTCACAAGGGGGAGTACGCGGCCTGGGAGGCCGAGCACGCCAAGGGCAACAACCCGCCCGGCACCGTCTTTCGCGACAATTGCCTGCCGATCGTCGAGGCCGGACAGGCGCTCTTGGTGGATGACGATTACGCGCTCGACGATACCGTCACGCTGACGCCGACGCCCGGGCATTCGCCCTGCCATTGCTGCGTGAACATCTTTTCGAAGGGCCAGCGCGCGGTGGTCGCCGGCGACCTGATGCACCACCAGATCCAGTGCCGCGAGCCGGACTGGTCGGCGAAACCGGATTGGGATCCGAAGCAGTCGGCGGTCTCGCGGCGAAAATTCTTCGCCTCAGTCGCTGACACCGACACGCTGATCCTGCCGATCCATTTTCCGACGCCGACGGTGGGATTGATCAAGCCGCTCGGCGGCGCGTTCGACTACCGCTTCCAGCGGGATTGAAGCTGTGATTTCACCTCGCCCCGCTTGCGGGGAGAGGTCGAATTTGCGCGAAGCGCGAATTCGGGTGAGGGGGACTCTCCGCGAGTCCGATTCTCACCATGACTGCGGAAGCAGCCCCTCACCCCAACCCTCTCCCCGCGAAGAGCGGGGCGAGGGGGGCGCACTTGCGCCGGAGCGACATCACAGCGCGTTACGCGCCGGTCTCGCATTTCTTCATGAAGCTGTTCTTGGCGGCACCCGCGAGCGGCTTGCCGTCCGCGCTGACCGCCTTCGGCGTACAGGCGTCTTCCTTGCACTTCTTCATGAACGAGGTCTTGGCTGCGCCGGCGAGCGCCTTGCCGTCCTTGCCAACCGCCTTGCTTGCGCAGGTGTCGTCCGCGAAGGCCGAGCCGACCGCGAAGGTGGCGACGATCGCAGCGAGAAAAATCCGCTTCATCATGGTGTCTCCCTAAACCAGAAATGGCTTGCGGATTGGAGCCGCGAATCGCGGCGCAATCAAGCCGGATCGGCGCCGGTCCCGGCCGGCATCGCGGATTTTTGTTCGCCATTGCCTCAGACCCCTCGTGCGAGCAGCGCCTTGAAGTCGGCTCGCGCGCGCTGTGCCTCGGCCCTGGCGACGTCCGAGGCCTCGCCGAGGCCGAAATAGCCGTGGATCAGGCTGGCGCCTTCGTGGTGCTTGACCCGCACGCCAGCCGCCTCCAGCGCTCGCGCGTAGGCGGCGCCTTCGTCGCGCAGCGGATCGAACCAGGCTGTCGTCACGATCGCGGGCGCGACGCCGGCGAGCGATACCGCGCGCAGCGGCGAAACCCGCCAGTCGGTGGCGTGGGCGGGATCCGCGAGATAGTGGCCGGTGAACCATTCCATCACCGCGCGCGACAGGAAATAGCCCTCCGCGTTCTCCGCGCGTGAGGGATAGCGCGCATTCTCGCGCGCATCCGCGTAGCTGCCCAATACGTCGGTCACGGGATAGACCAGCAATTGTGCGGCGAGCTTGATGCCCGTGTCGCGGCAGGCGATCGCGGTTGCCGCCGCGAGATTGCCGCCGGCGCTGTCACCGGCAATGCCGAGCCGCTTTGCATCGCCGCCAAATTCCGCGACGCGGTTGAAGACGTCGCTCGCTGCTGCAAAAGCGTCCTCGAACGCGCCGGGAAAGCGCGTCTCCGGCGGTCGCCGATAGTCGACGGACACCACCACTGCGCCGGTCTCGATGGCAAGCCATCGTGCCTGCCGGTCGTGGGTCTCGAGATCGCCCGCGACCCAGCCGCCGCCATGGAAGAACACCACGGTCGGCGCCGGACCGGTGCCGATCCTGTAGATCCGCGCATCGAGCGGGCCGGCGCCGCCTTTGACCTTGATGTCCTGCACAATATCGACGGGCGGCGGCGGTATGGCGGCGCGTGAGGCAGCGAGTGCGCGCAAGGATTCGCGGGCACTCTGTGGCGTCATGACCGTGGGATCGCGCATTGGCAGCAGCGGGATGATCTGGGCGATGACGGGATCGAGCGGTGCAGCCATGGCGGGTCCTCGCGCGGTTCTTGGTCTTGCTTGCGCGTTAGCATAGATTTTGCGCGCCGCATCGGCAACCGCCGGACGGGTATGCGCCAGGGAGGTAAAGAGGTGGATTTCGAAACGCTGGTCCAGTCACGCCGCAGCGTGCGTGGTTTCAAGCACGAGCCGGTGCCGCGAACGGTGATCGAGGCGATCATCGACAGTGCCAAGCGCGCGCCGTCGTCGATGAACACCCAGCCCTGGCATGTCCACGTGCTCACGGGCGCGCCGCTGGAAGAGGTGCGCCGCCGCAACATGGAGGAGATGGTTGCCGGCGCCAAGGTCAAGCGCGACATCATCAGCCATGGCGAGTACCAGGGCGTTCACCGCACCCGGCAGGTCGACGTTGCCAAGAAACTGTTCGGGGCGATGGGGATCGCACGCGACGACAAGCCGATGCGGCAGGATTGGGTGCTGCGCGGCTTCCGCCAGTTCGACGCGCCGGTCTCGCTCGTGCTCAGCTATGACCGCGTGCTCGACCCCGGCGCGGTCTGCCATTTCGATCTCGGCGCGCTCTGCTACGGCATCGTGCTCGCGGCCTGGGATCGCGGACTAGGCAGCGTGATCAACGGGCAGGGCATCATGCGATCCGACATCGTGCGCGAGGTCGCGAAGATCCCGGAAGACGAAGCCATCATGACCTGCGTTGCGATGGGCTATCCCGACGAGACATTTGCCGCAAATGCCGTTCGCTCGGATCGTGAGGACAACGAGGGGTTCGTGCGGTTCGTCGGATTCGCTGACTGAAACGACACGTCGACGCGGCGGAGGAGATTATTCTCCCATGGAAATTTCATGGAAATTTTTGGTGCTGACTCCTCGCCGGCTCTTGCAATCTCGATGGAGCGGGAGGAACAATATCAGACGTAAAAGGTTTGATGCTGGCGCGAGGGAATTGACATGCGGCGGCTGGCTAGCCTGATTCGACAGTTCTTCGGTCCGCGAGTGCGGCGCCCGATCGATGATGATCCAAGTCTTCCTTTCACACCTGAAGAGTTCGGCAGGCTGATCCGTAGCGGTCGACGCAAGGACATGAAGCTGCTTGCGGAAGGACTGGCCTGCCGGTCCATCCCGCGCAACGTCAAATACCGGGCCACGCACTAAGCCCGTTCGTGACGAGGTCCTCGTTGCGGGATCGTCGCACCCGCGCGCTCACCGCGTGAGCGCGACCTGCTTGAACGAGATCACGAGCGCCTTCTCCAGCTTTCCGGTCATCCCGCGGAGAATGTTGTAGGCCTCCGTGCGCGGCATCGTCGGCTTGTAGGGCCGGTGCTCGATCAGTGCGGCGAAGATGTCCGAGATCGTGAGAATGCGCACGACGTCGTTGATGCTCTCGCCGCTGAGCGCGTCCGGATATCCGCTCCCGTCGAGATATTCGTGGTGATGCCGCACGGCGTCGAGAATCTCGGGCGAGATGTTTTCGTGATCCTTCAGAAACTCATAACCCGCCGCCGGATGCGTCTCGATCATGGCGCGTTCGTCGGCGTCGAGGCGGCCGGGCTTGTCCAGGATCGCAAGCGGGATCTGCGCCTTGCCGATGTCGTGGAACATGGCGGCTGAGTACAGCCGCTCGAGATCGGTTCGCCCGACGCCGAGGCTTAGTCCGAAGTCGATCGCCACGCCGGTCACGAGCAGGCAATGCTGGTAGGTTCCCTCGTGGTGACGCCGCACCGTGGTGAGCCATTCGGACAGGCCGTGCTCGGTGATACGATCGGCGACCTTGCGGCCGGCTTCTTTCGTGCCGTCGACGTCGAGGGGCTCGTCGAGCGTGACGGCGGTGAACATCGAGGCGATGGCGGTCGCCGCGGTTTCGACGGCATTACCCGGTTGCGGTGTGTCACTTGAGGCAGCGGAGGCCGGGTCAGCCAGCGCTGCCAGCAGCTTGATCTTGTTGATCGTCCCGGGAAGCACGAGCGTGGCGCCGAGCGCGTAGGCCTGCGAGATACTCACGTGAGATGAGTGCTCGACGAGGAAGATGCGCTTCGTGGCTTTCGCCAGCTTGGCGGCCCGCTTCTTGATCGCCGCGACGTTGCCGACGTCACGCAGTTCCGCGCGGATGACGATGGCGAATGGCACTTGCGACAGCTTGGCTTCCACATCGAGCCGTTCGCCCGCGACGGTAAACTGTTGTTCGAGGATCGAGCAGACGCCCGACAATTTGTCGGAGGAATCGGCCAGCACATGCACGAACGGGCGTGGCGCTTCCGTCTCTCGGATGCTGCCGTCGCCTTTGACCGGGCGGGATATGGTTCGCGCATTCTGCACGGTGGGCCTGGACTATACCGGAGTTGAACGAGCTTGATGAATTCTGGAGGCTATTTTCTCTGGGTGGAGTTCTGCGCGGCGGCTGCCCGGGCGCTCGGCGGTTTCTTCTTGCTGTCTGCAGTGATGAAGTGCACGCCGGCCATGGTGCCGTCGATCCAGACCAGTTCGCAGCGCCGGAAGGCGAGCCCCGTCGACGACAGCAGCATGAAGAATTCCTTGGCCTGGAGCACGTCGAGCGTGCCCTCGACCTCGAGCTTGGCGCCGCTCTGCGACACGTCGAGCAGAACGCAACTGCGTCGCCAGGTGCCGTCCGAGCCCATCAGTTTTACAGCTTGCTTGTGGTCCATTCGCACGCGAAGCGCCTTGCGACCGTCGAACTTCATCGGTTAACCCCCATTTTTGTGCCGCGATTTCCCTGATCGCTTGTGTTGGCACTTGCTGCTATTTCCCCCCAGCGCACCGTCCACTGGCTGGTCGACAAGAGAAGCGTTTCGAAGATTTGCTGCGCCCGCTTGCGCTCCGCGAAGGAGAGGCGAGCGCCGCTTCGATTGCTGAGGATCGCGAGCGTGGTCTGCCAGTTCAGGCGCGAAGCGCGGCAGGCCATGACCAGGCCCTCGCAGTTGCCATCGGTCATCACGTGCTCGACGATCTCGATCGGGGCGGCCGAAAGCACCGAGAGTGCGGTGAACAGGTTGGCGGTCTCGCCGCGGATCGCGAAGCGGTTCACCGTCGAGTCGTTGAGCTTGCCCACACGATTGAGCGCGATGATCTCTGGCCTTGCGCTCGCATAGTCGGTCGAACAAGGCCGCTTGGGCGAAACCGGCGCGGGCGCCGGATTCGGAGCCGCGGTTTGCCTGGGTGGCACGGAGGAGACGTTGGGCTTGGCCGGCGTTTTTGGGGTGGGTGAGATGGAGAGCAACTTCCGCACGACCAGGTCAGGCGTGCCCGGCCGGAGGGCCAGAGCCTTCGTGATCTCGCCATCCTGTTCGGCCCTGGCGATCAGCGCGGCATAGGCCGCGTCGGAGAACCCGGTCCCCGTATTCTTGATCAGCGCGAGGCAGAGCGCAGCGGTGCCGCGCTCGATCAGCGCCTCGGTCACGACCGGCTCGATCGTGTCGCGGGCGGAGATCGCGAGTTGATGTCGTTCGCCGCACGACGCCGCGACCGCCTTGAGATCGGTCGCGGACAATGCCCGCGATTTGAGCAGGACCGGGCAGGCTACCTCCGGATCGTCGTGCGAAGCCAGGTGCCGCAATGTGTCCTGCGGCGCAACATCGAATTCGGCAAGTGCCTTGCTGAGCTGAACCAGCGCGCTGGGAGTGACCCGCTCCGTCAGGCGCAGCAGGACGCCGTCGACGACGTTGACGAGCATTTCCTGAGGCCTGTCGCGGCTGGTAGCGAGCAGGTGCACAATGCCGCAGAGGATACGCGCGCAGCGCTCCGGCGGGCTCGCTGCGACCGCTTCTTCCAATTCAACAAGAATATCAGCAGGCGAATTTGCCATCATGGCAGGAGCCTGAATTCAAATAACTTCGACTATCCAACGGGCTTCATTGCGCTCCACACTTCTTAATTTGGAATTTAACATTCGATCCTTCGGGTATCGGCGCACCGTCCACTTCACTTGAAACGCTATCGAAATTTGGCAGAATGCGAACCGTCAGCTTGTCCTTTGAATTGCACCTTCGCCAACTGATCGAGAGAGGATAGGATGATTCTTTCGGTCTAACGGGGCAACCGAAAGGGGGGAATCAGACCGGTACTGTCGCCGGATGCGCGTCGTTTCGCGACGCTGCTTTCATTTATCATGACCAGCATTGATGATGCGCCCGGGTTGGCGCCAAAGATATTTCGTTTTGCAGACGTCGATGAGTTTCGCAACGCGATCCGCGGTTTGAACTTCGAGTTCACACCGCTCGTGCGAAGGATTGCGACTGAGCAGGTCATTTTGCGTTTGCCCGGCTGCGACGTGAACGTCACGCGTGCGTTTCCGCGTGTGGTAGACGCCGAGCTCGTCGCGGATTGCACGGCGGTCGGATTTGCAATGGACGACCTCGAAGTTCCCATTCGCTTCAACGGCGCACAACGTGACTGCTCGGTCATCGTCATCGGCAGCAGCGGCGCGGCCTACAACACCATCGAGGAGGTGCAGCGGCAAATCGCCTCGGTCATCTTCCGTCCGGAGGTGAAGGACCGCGGCTGGCCCGAGACGAACTCCAATTTCAAGATTTTCGAGACGAGCACATCGGCTCTGCATTGGTTGCGGAAGGTGGTCAGGGAGGTGATGGCCGCCGCGTCCGAGCCCGTCGATCCGGCCGAAGTGCCGCTGAAGGCTGCCGCGATGAAGGAGTCGCTGATCGGCGCAGTCGATGCCGCGTTCGCCAACGTCGTTCCCGCACGATGGACAGTGCGGCCGAACGACGAGCGGCAGTTCAAGACATTTCAGGATATCCGCGCGCTGTTGTCCGACGATCTTTCACAGCCCATCTACAGCGAGGAGATTGCGCGCAAGCTCGGCATTTCCGTCCGCACCATGCATGACGTCGTCCGCCGTTATCGCGGCATGAGCTTGCACCGCTATTTGCGCTTGCGCCGGCTGTGGCTGGTGCGCAGGCGGCTGCTCGCGGGAGCCGACAGCGTCAAGGCCGTGGCGCTGGCGTTCGGCTTCTGGCATCTCAGCGACTTCTCCAGAAGCTATCGCGACCAGTTCGGCGAGACGCCGTCGCAAACGCTGGTGCGTGGGCGAAGGGCGTAGCGCGACAAATGGATTGGGTCCGTTCCGGCGTTTCGTGCTAGCCTGCCGGCCATGAGCAACCGCATTCTCGTCCTCTACGGATCCTATCGCTCCGACCGCATGGGCATCCGCCTCGCTAATTTCGTCATCGATCGCTTGCGCTCCCGCGGCGAGGAGGTCGAATTCATCGACGCCAAGGCGATCGGCCTGCCGATGCTCGACCGCATGTACAAGGAATATCCAAAGGGCTCGGCGCCCGAGGCGCTGGAGAAGCTGGCCGGGCAGATCCGCGGCGCGGACGGCTTCGTCTTCGTCACCGGCGAGTACAATTGGGGGATCCAGCCCGGCTTGAAGAATCTCACCGACCATTTCCTGGAAGAGTGGTTCTGGCGCCCGGCTGCGATCGCGAGCTATTCGGCCGGCCGCCTGTCCGGCGCGCGCGCGGCGACTGCCTGGCACGGCACGCTCTCGGAGATGGGCATGGTGGTGGTGTCGAGCACCATCGGCGTCGGGCCGATCGCGCAGACGCTGTCGGCAGACGGCGAGCCGATCGGCGAGGGCGGCAAGGCGCTGGAGCGGTCGTTTCCCCGTTTTGCCGACGACCTCATGTGGTGGATCGAGGCGGGCAAGGCGCAGCGGGCGCGCAAGGCGCCGCCTTACTGAGCCGCTCCGGGCGTGTACTCATAAACCCGATCAGCCCGTTGAGTAGGCCGTGTCCGTTCTGTCTTTGAGGCCGGACAAGGCCAGTTCGCCCTAGCGAGTCGGCTAAGGGCCCAAGAACGGACTCTGGACTTAAACGCGTGATTAGCGGCCAATTCGACCGACTAGGATATATTCACAAGAGATCTAGCGACTTCCCGCGTACATTTAATAAATGATTCTACTGCTGGACTGAGCGTCCGATTCCTCAAAAATACGATCTCGGCCGAAATTAGGGGGCCTGAGGACTTTAGCGGCAATACCTTCAAAGCGGATTGATGAGCGCTCAGTGCCGCAACCGATGTCGGTAGAATTCCGACGAATTCTCCGCTCGCAATCAAGGATACCGTGAGCTGAACAGCGATCGTTTTGATCAGCGGCTTCGGTGGCGAAATGTTGTTGGCTCGAAATACCGCGGCCACGAGTGCACCCGGCGGACTGTCGTAAGGCGGCAGGACCCAATTAGCTTCCATGATATCCTTGAGTGCTGTTCGCCGCTTTCGCGCAAGATCACTGTGCGCCCCAACAACGAACACAAGTGGCTCGTCGAACAGGACCTCGGAATTGAAGTCGTCTTGCCGCGCCGGGGCTCTGGTAATCAGCAGGTCAATTCTGCGCTCGCGCAATTCCTGCATTTGATGTTCACCCGGGTTAGTGAGCTTCACGTCAAGCTGAACACCGGGATGCTCCCTGGAAAATCGCCGGACGATCGTCGGCACCAAGCTGTGTAGGATGATGTCGGTGCATCCCAACCTCACTTCGCCCGAATTTGGGTCAGAAAGATATTCCAGGGAGCGACGACCTTGTTGCATTTCATCGAATATATTTACTCCGCATCGGAGCAGAACTTCTCCATAAGCGGTCAGCACCGCGCCCCGCGAGCCACGGTCCAGTAGTCGCACGCCGAGCGTACCTTCCAAGTCGGATATCGTGTTGGAGATCGCAGGATGGGAAATTCTCAATTTTGCGGCTGCCTTCGCCATGCTGCCGGCATCTGCGATCGCCATCAAGATGCGAAGATCGCGTAACTTGATGAGACGGCCAATTCGATCCGACGAATCCATATGAGCCAGCCCTTAACCCTGGAGTTACAGGGATGTCATGATTTTCGGTCTACCAGATAAGAGGCAAACCGACCAGAGTCGATCGGGCGCGCGGGCACCGTCTGCGCTGGAGAATCCGATGATTACCAGACGAAAATTCGTGACGTCCGCGGTTGGCCTAGCTTCGGTCTTTCCCGGTGCGGCATGGGCTCAACAAGCCAACCAGGCCACCACGCGAATGTTGGTCGGCTTCACCGCGGGTGGCGCAATCGATGTCATCGCAAGAATGCTGGTCGATGGAATGAAAGACGACTTCCCTTCGTTTATCGTGGACAACCGCCCCGGAGCAGGCGGACGTGTTGCGCTTGGAGCCCTGAAGGTCGGCCCAGCAGATGGCACGGCGATGATCCTGACACCAGCGTCAAACTTCGCCGTGTTTCCCCACGTCTACAAGAAGCTTGGCTATGATGCGTTCAAGGACTTTGCTCCGGTCACAACCGTTTGCGACTTCCCATTTCTGGTCACAGTGGGACCGATGGTGCCGGCTGACGTGAAGACACTCACCGATTTTGTAAGCTGGTGCAGGGCCAATCCAAAGCTTGCGACCTATGGCACGGCTGCGGCTGGATCAATGCTGCATTTTACCGGCGTAGCCCTAGCTAAAGCCGGCGGTTTCGAATTCGTGCATCTGCCATATGGCGGCCCAAACGGCATCCAAGACCTGATCGGCGGTCGAATTGCCGCAACAATCTACCCGACCGGCACCGCACTTCCGCACGTCCAGTCCGGAGCCATTCGCGCGTTAGTAACAACCGGCCCCCAACGGTCTCCGTTGCTTCCCGATGTGCCGACGGTTCGCGAGGCCGGATATCCTATGCTTGAGGCCATTGAGTGGTTCGGCGTTTTCGTCCCGGCAATCACGCCGGCCGAAACGGTTAACCGCCTAAATCGGGCGATCCGCTCAGTAGTCAGAACCGATGCGTTTAAAGCAAACTCGGCCAAGCTTTCGGTTGACCCGGCAGGGCTCACACCAGGGGAATTTGCACAATTGATTAAATCGGATTTCAACCGCTGGGGGCCGATTGTTCAGGCTTCCGGCTTTTCATCGGAAGATTGAGGCTCGTCCTGATCGGATCGGCGTTGGCGAAGAACCGAAGAACATAGATATGCACCGGACAGGAGCAGCGAGCTTCTCAATAGATCGTACAGTTATTGCGGAATGCGGTTTTGGGGGAATTGATTATGACAGATAGCCGGCTGGACGTCCTTCCGCCGCACGTTCAATTGATTCAGATGGGCCGTGCCCACATCGTCTCAAGAATCGTCTATGCAGCGGCCAAGCTGGGGCTGGCGGATCAACTCGCCCCCGGACCGAAGAGTGCCGCGGAGCTGGCCGGCCCGATGCAGGTCCATGCGCCTTCGTTGCACAGGCTGATGCGTACGCTGGCGAACCTCGGCATTCTGACCGAGCGAATGGAGCAGCGCTTTGCCCTGACTGGTTTGGGCGAGGCGTTAAAGACAGGCGCGACCGGTTCGGCAAGATCAGCGGTGATATTTTCGGGCAGCCCTTCGTCTCAGAGTGGCTGGGATCACGTGGTCTATTCCATACAGACCGGCAAACCCGGCTTCGATAAAGCGCAGGGCGTGGCATTCTTCGACTACCTCATGCAACATACCGACGACGCCTCGCTGTTCAGCGAGACGATGGTCGGCTTGCATAGCCAGGAGCCTACCGCTGTCGCCGAGGCCTACGATTTTTCAGCCTTCAAGACCATTGTCGACGTCGGTGGGGCAACTGGCAACATGCTGGCGGCTGTGCTTGCCCAACATGGCGGTCCGCGCGGCATCCTGTTCGACCGGCCGCATGTCCTGCAGGACGTACCGGCTTTGCTTGATGCCAAAAGCGTTCGCGAGCGAGTGACGATCGAGCCCGGCGATTTCTTTCAGCGTGTCCCGACCGGCGCGGATGCTTACATACTTTCGCACATCATCCACGACTGGAACAATGATCAGTGTCTTACGATCCTCAATCACATACGCGAAGCGATGAATGCCGCCGGCCGTCTGCTGCTTATTGAAATGGGTTGCCGCTTGGCGACACGCCGCATCCGGGGAAAATACTCGATATCACGATGCTCGTCCAAATGGGGGGACAGGAGCGTACCGAAACCGAATACGCGTCACTTCTCAGCAAGGCGGGTTTCCGTCTAACGCAGGTCGTGCCGACCAGTTCAGCAGCCAGCATCGTGGAGGCGGTCGTGGCCTGAGTTGCGAGTGGATGGCATCGACTTACGGCCGCGCGATGTCCGCCGACTTCGCAAATGAAAGCCCAACTGAGTCGCCTTAGGCCAGCGCGTCCTGGCTGCGGCAGTCGTTCACGCCATCGCACCAGAAGCCTGAAAAGCGGCATTTATGAGTACACGCTAGCTAGGCGGCCCTGACTTCGCTGAGGAAGCGGTCGAACTGTCCGGCGAGATCGCGCGACTGCGTCGAGAGCTGCTCGGCTGCGCCCAGCACCTCCCTGGCGGCCGCGCCCGTGTCGTCAGCGGCGCGCTGCACGCCGGTGATGTTGGTATTGACCTCCTGGGTACCGCGCGCGGCCTCCTGGACGCTGCGGGAGATCTCCTTGGTCGCCGAGCCCTGTTCCTCGATCGCGGCCGCAATCGCGGTGCCGATCTGGTCGATTTCGGCGATGACATCGGCGACG
Coding sequences:
- a CDS encoding MBL fold metallo-hydrolase; this translates as MKQLRIGDITIDAVIEREGPWRRPQDFFPAYDESVFKRHLPTMEPEVFDASRGMMVITYQTFVVRTPRYTILVDTCTGEDKGHPPPFDFSGKERWRNELYALGIGFEQIDYVFCTHLHIDHTGWNTTLRDGRWVPTFPNAKYVFHKGEYAAWEAEHAKGNNPPGTVFRDNCLPIVEAGQALLVDDDYALDDTVTLTPTPGHSPCHCCVNIFSKGQRAVVAGDLMHHQIQCREPDWSAKPDWDPKQSAVSRRKFFASVADTDTLILPIHFPTPTVGLIKPLGGAFDYRFQRD
- a CDS encoding alpha/beta hydrolase encodes the protein MAAPLDPVIAQIIPLLPMRDPTVMTPQSARESLRALAASRAAIPPPPVDIVQDIKVKGGAGPLDARIYRIGTGPAPTVVFFHGGGWVAGDLETHDRQARWLAIETGAVVVSVDYRRPPETRFPGAFEDAFAAASDVFNRVAEFGGDAKRLGIAGDSAGGNLAAATAIACRDTGIKLAAQLLVYPVTDVLGSYADARENARYPSRAENAEGYFLSRAVMEWFTGHYLADPAHATDWRVSPLRAVSLAGVAPAIVTTAWFDPLRDEGAAYARALEAAGVRVKHHEGASLIHGYFGLGEASDVARAEAQRARADFKALLARGV
- a CDS encoding nitroreductase, with the protein product MDFETLVQSRRSVRGFKHEPVPRTVIEAIIDSAKRAPSSMNTQPWHVHVLTGAPLEEVRRRNMEEMVAGAKVKRDIISHGEYQGVHRTRQVDVAKKLFGAMGIARDDKPMRQDWVLRGFRQFDAPVSLVLSYDRVLDPGAVCHFDLGALCYGIVLAAWDRGLGSVINGQGIMRSDIVREVAKIPEDEAIMTCVAMGYPDETFAANAVRSDREDNEGFVRFVGFAD
- a CDS encoding HD domain-containing phosphohydrolase; this translates as MQNARTISRPVKGDGSIRETEAPRPFVHVLADSSDKLSGVCSILEQQFTVAGERLDVEAKLSQVPFAIVIRAELRDVGNVAAIKKRAAKLAKATKRIFLVEHSSHVSISQAYALGATLVLPGTINKIKLLAALADPASAASSDTPQPGNAVETAATAIASMFTAVTLDEPLDVDGTKEAGRKVADRITEHGLSEWLTTVRRHHEGTYQHCLLVTGVAIDFGLSLGVGRTDLERLYSAAMFHDIGKAQIPLAILDKPGRLDADERAMIETHPAAGYEFLKDHENISPEILDAVRHHHEYLDGSGYPDALSGESINDVVRILTISDIFAALIEHRPYKPTMPRTEAYNILRGMTGKLEKALVISFKQVALTR
- a CDS encoding PilZ domain-containing protein, with translation MKFDGRKALRVRMDHKQAVKLMGSDGTWRRSCVLLDVSQSGAKLEVEGTLDVLQAKEFFMLLSSTGLAFRRCELVWIDGTMAGVHFITADSKKKPPSARAAAAQNSTQRK
- a CDS encoding DUF2336 domain-containing protein translates to MMANSPADILVELEEAVAASPPERCARILCGIVHLLATSRDRPQEMLVNVVDGVLLRLTERVTPSALVQLSKALAEFDVAPQDTLRHLASHDDPEVACPVLLKSRALSATDLKAVAASCGERHQLAISARDTIEPVVTEALIERGTAALCLALIKNTGTGFSDAAYAALIARAEQDGEITKALALRPGTPDLVVRKLLSISPTPKTPAKPNVSSVPPRQTAAPNPAPAPVSPKRPCSTDYASARPEIIALNRVGKLNDSTVNRFAIRGETANLFTALSVLSAAPIEIVEHVMTDGNCEGLVMACRASRLNWQTTLAILSNRSGARLSFAERKRAQQIFETLLLSTSQWTVRWGEIAASANTSDQGNRGTKMGVNR
- a CDS encoding AraC family transcriptional regulator, with amino-acid sequence MTSIDDAPGLAPKIFRFADVDEFRNAIRGLNFEFTPLVRRIATEQVILRLPGCDVNVTRAFPRVVDAELVADCTAVGFAMDDLEVPIRFNGAQRDCSVIVIGSSGAAYNTIEEVQRQIASVIFRPEVKDRGWPETNSNFKIFETSTSALHWLRKVVREVMAAASEPVDPAEVPLKAAAMKESLIGAVDAAFANVVPARWTVRPNDERQFKTFQDIRALLSDDLSQPIYSEEIARKLGISVRTMHDVVRRYRGMSLHRYLRLRRLWLVRRRLLAGADSVKAVALAFGFWHLSDFSRSYRDQFGETPSQTLVRGRRA
- a CDS encoding NADPH-dependent FMN reductase, whose product is MSNRILVLYGSYRSDRMGIRLANFVIDRLRSRGEEVEFIDAKAIGLPMLDRMYKEYPKGSAPEALEKLAGQIRGADGFVFVTGEYNWGIQPGLKNLTDHFLEEWFWRPAAIASYSAGRLSGARAATAWHGTLSEMGMVVVSSTIGVGPIAQTLSADGEPIGEGGKALERSFPRFADDLMWWIEAGKAQRARKAPPY
- a CDS encoding LysR family transcriptional regulator, yielding MDSSDRIGRLIKLRDLRILMAIADAGSMAKAAAKLRISHPAISNTISDLEGTLGVRLLDRGSRGAVLTAYGEVLLRCGVNIFDEMQQGRRSLEYLSDPNSGEVRLGCTDIILHSLVPTIVRRFSREHPGVQLDVKLTNPGEHQMQELRERRIDLLITRAPARQDDFNSEVLFDEPLVFVVGAHSDLARKRRTALKDIMEANWVLPPYDSPPGALVAAVFRANNISPPKPLIKTIAVQLTVSLIASGEFVGILPTSVAALSAHQSALKVLPLKSSGPLISAEIVFLRNRTLSPAVESFIKCTREVARSLVNIS
- a CDS encoding tripartite tricarboxylate transporter substrate-binding protein — encoded protein: MITRRKFVTSAVGLASVFPGAAWAQQANQATTRMLVGFTAGGAIDVIARMLVDGMKDDFPSFIVDNRPGAGGRVALGALKVGPADGTAMILTPASNFAVFPHVYKKLGYDAFKDFAPVTTVCDFPFLVTVGPMVPADVKTLTDFVSWCRANPKLATYGTAAAGSMLHFTGVALAKAGGFEFVHLPYGGPNGIQDLIGGRIAATIYPTGTALPHVQSGAIRALVTTGPQRSPLLPDVPTVREAGYPMLEAIEWFGVFVPAITPAETVNRLNRAIRSVVRTDAFKANSAKLSVDPAGLTPGEFAQLIKSDFNRWGPIVQASGFSSED
- a CDS encoding acetylserotonin O-methyltransferase — translated: MTDSRLDVLPPHVQLIQMGRAHIVSRIVYAAAKLGLADQLAPGPKSAAELAGPMQVHAPSLHRLMRTLANLGILTERMEQRFALTGLGEALKTGATGSARSAVIFSGSPSSQSGWDHVVYSIQTGKPGFDKAQGVAFFDYLMQHTDDASLFSETMVGLHSQEPTAVAEAYDFSAFKTIVDVGGATGNMLAAVLAQHGGPRGILFDRPHVLQDVPALLDAKSVRERVTIEPGDFFQRVPTGADAYILSHIIHDWNNDQCLTILNHIREAMNAAGRLLLIEMGCRLATRRIRGKYSISRCSSKWGDRSVPKPNTRHFSARRVSV